In Alteribacter lacisalsi, a genomic segment contains:
- a CDS encoding pyrimidine-nucleoside phosphorylase, which yields MRMVDLIEKKRDGETLTNEEIKFIVDGYTKDEIPDYQMSAWAMAVFFRGMTDEESAALTDAIVHSGDTIDLSAIEGTKVDKHSTGGVGDTTTLVLAPLVASAGVPVAKMSGRGLGHTGGTIDKLEAIPGFSVEISNDRFIELVNRNKVAVIGQTADLTPADKKLYSLRDVTATVNSIPLIASSIMSKKLASGADAIVLDVKTGSGAFMKELDDAKELARTMVKIGNDLGRNTSAVISDMTQPLGYAIGNALEMKEAIDTLKGQGPEDLTELCLVLGSHMVVLAGKAETLEEARSMLENVMKDGSALAHLKKFAESQNGDPDVIEHPEKLPQAAYTYEVKAKESGYVSGIVADKIGTAAMVLGAGRATKQSEIDLAVGLVLRRKIGDRVEEGETLVTVHSNSENTDDCVKRIYESYTISQDKTDAPPLIYDVMK from the coding sequence GTGAGAATGGTTGATCTGATCGAAAAGAAACGAGACGGAGAAACACTGACGAATGAAGAAATTAAATTTATTGTTGACGGCTACACAAAAGACGAAATCCCCGATTACCAGATGAGTGCATGGGCAATGGCTGTATTTTTCCGTGGGATGACAGATGAGGAAAGTGCTGCACTGACAGATGCCATCGTTCATTCGGGAGACACAATAGATCTATCGGCGATCGAAGGTACTAAAGTGGATAAGCACAGCACAGGAGGCGTTGGTGATACGACGACACTTGTACTTGCCCCACTGGTTGCAAGTGCCGGGGTGCCGGTAGCAAAAATGAGTGGAAGAGGTCTTGGACACACCGGGGGGACAATCGACAAGCTCGAAGCTATTCCCGGATTCAGTGTGGAGATTTCAAACGACCGCTTCATAGAGCTGGTAAACCGTAACAAAGTCGCTGTAATCGGGCAGACTGCAGATCTTACGCCGGCTGATAAAAAGCTTTATTCCCTTCGTGATGTCACGGCAACTGTAAACTCTATCCCGCTTATCGCAAGTTCGATTATGAGTAAAAAGCTTGCCTCTGGTGCAGATGCCATCGTACTTGATGTTAAAACCGGTTCAGGTGCCTTTATGAAGGAACTTGATGACGCGAAGGAACTGGCCAGAACGATGGTGAAAATAGGTAACGATCTCGGGCGCAACACTTCCGCCGTCATTTCTGACATGACCCAGCCCCTTGGCTATGCAATCGGCAACGCGCTTGAAATGAAAGAAGCGATTGACACACTCAAAGGCCAGGGACCGGAAGATCTTACTGAACTTTGTCTGGTACTGGGAAGTCATATGGTGGTGCTGGCCGGAAAAGCCGAAACTCTTGAAGAGGCACGCTCTATGCTTGAGAACGTAATGAAAGACGGATCCGCTCTGGCACACCTGAAAAAATTTGCCGAGTCTCAGAATGGCGATCCCGATGTGATTGAACATCCGGAAAAACTGCCTCAGGCAGCCTACACATACGAAGTAAAAGCAAAAGAATCGGGATACGTCTCCGGTATCGTAGCAGATAAAATTGGAACGGCCGCCATGGTACTCGGTGCAGGAAGAGCAACGAAGCAGTCTGAAATTGACCTTGCTGTCGGTCTTGTCCTCCGCAGAAAAATCGGTGATCGTGTAGAGGAAGGGGAGACTCTTGTTACAGTACACAGTAACAGTGAAAACACAGATGACTGTGTGAAACGGATCTACGAATCCTATACTATCTCCCAGGATAAAACAGACGCACCTCCTCTTATCTACGATGTCATGAAGTAA
- a CDS encoding purine-nucleoside phosphorylase: MKTEMNEAVKFIEGKLNSNPQTGLILGSGLGVLAEEIEDAVIIPYTEIPGFPSSTVAGHKGQLVAGTLEGRAVIAMQGRFHFYEGYDLKLVTLPVRVMKALGVEDLIVTNAAGGINESFEPGNLMLIEDHINNFGTSPLIGPNSEEDGPRFPDMSEAYCRERIALAEETAKEAGISVRKGVYVGNTGPAYETPAEVKMLRTLGGDAVGMSTVPEVIVARHCGLKVLGISCISNMAAGILDQPLHHEEVIETTEKVKADFLSLVKKIVARL, from the coding sequence ATGAAAACGGAAATGAACGAGGCAGTTAAGTTTATCGAAGGAAAACTGAACAGCAATCCGCAGACCGGGCTGATTCTGGGCTCCGGGCTCGGTGTACTGGCAGAGGAAATTGAAGACGCTGTCATCATACCTTATACAGAGATTCCCGGCTTCCCTTCTTCAACTGTTGCCGGTCATAAAGGGCAGCTTGTTGCGGGCACCCTGGAAGGACGGGCTGTGATCGCCATGCAGGGCCGCTTCCACTTTTATGAAGGGTATGATCTGAAACTGGTTACACTCCCAGTGCGGGTTATGAAAGCTCTTGGTGTCGAAGACCTGATTGTCACAAATGCGGCTGGCGGAATCAACGAATCTTTTGAACCCGGTAATCTGATGCTGATTGAAGATCATATCAACAATTTCGGGACAAGCCCGCTGATTGGACCTAACAGTGAAGAAGACGGTCCCCGTTTTCCTGATATGAGCGAAGCTTACTGTCGTGAGCGCATCGCGCTGGCAGAAGAAACAGCAAAAGAAGCTGGCATCAGCGTGCGCAAAGGCGTCTATGTCGGAAACACAGGTCCTGCCTATGAAACACCGGCAGAGGTGAAGATGCTGAGAACACTTGGGGGAGACGCTGTGGGCATGAGTACGGTTCCTGAAGTTATTGTTGCCAGACACTGCGGACTGAAGGTTCTTGGAATTTCCTGTATTTCAAATATGGCAGCCGGGATTCTTGACCAGCCTCTTCATCATGAGGAAGTCATTGAAACAACAGAAAAAGTTAAAGCAGATTTTCTTTCACTTGTGAAAAAAATTGTAGCACGCCTTTAA
- the sigF gene encoding RNA polymerase sporulation sigma factor SigF: MNVKVKQKKEVFLKDEELKRLIAEAQNGNQESRDRIVSHNTRLVWSVVQRFLNRGYEPDDLFQIGCIGLIKSVDKFDLNYDVKFSTYAVPMIIGEIQRFLRDDGTVKVSRSIKESANKIRKMKEELTKTLGRVPKVNEIAEKLDMSPEDVVFAQEASRNLTSIHETVYENDGDPITLLDQISDQNEGKWFDKIALKDVIEKLEERERLIVYLRYYKDKTQSEVAERLGISQVQVSRLEKKILKQLKDQLEE, from the coding sequence ATGAATGTTAAAGTAAAACAGAAGAAAGAGGTGTTTTTGAAGGACGAGGAACTCAAGCGTCTGATTGCCGAAGCACAGAACGGCAACCAGGAGTCGAGAGACCGCATCGTAAGTCACAACACCCGCCTCGTCTGGTCGGTAGTACAGCGTTTTTTAAACCGGGGATACGAACCGGATGACCTTTTTCAGATCGGCTGTATCGGCCTGATCAAATCGGTCGATAAATTTGATCTGAATTATGATGTTAAATTCTCCACATACGCGGTTCCGATGATTATTGGAGAAATTCAGCGTTTCCTCCGTGATGACGGAACGGTTAAAGTGAGCCGGTCCATTAAAGAAAGTGCAAACAAAATCCGGAAAATGAAAGAAGAGCTCACCAAAACGCTTGGCAGAGTACCAAAAGTAAATGAGATTGCCGAAAAACTGGACATGTCTCCCGAAGACGTGGTCTTTGCCCAGGAAGCAAGCCGGAACCTGACTTCAATTCACGAAACCGTGTATGAAAACGATGGGGACCCGATTACGCTTCTTGATCAGATCTCAGATCAGAATGAAGGAAAGTGGTTTGATAAAATTGCGCTTAAGGACGTCATTGAAAAACTGGAGGAGCGTGAACGACTGATTGTATACCTGCGCTATTACAAGGACAAGACCCAGTCTGAGGTAGCCGAACGGCTTGGTATATCCCAGGTGCAGGTCTCACGGCTAGAAAAGAAGATATTAAAGCAGTTAAAAGACCAGCTGGAGGAATGA
- the spoIIAA gene encoding anti-sigma F factor antagonist — translation MSLLIDLERKENVLCVRLEGELDHHTAMKLRERVDQAMKEHHLTHMLLNLENLTFMDSSGLGVILGRYKFIQSLGGEMVVCSISPTVKRLFDMSGLFKIIRLETDENRALSMLGVAS, via the coding sequence GTGAGTTTACTGATCGATCTTGAAAGAAAAGAAAACGTCCTGTGTGTCAGACTCGAAGGAGAACTTGATCACCATACGGCCATGAAGCTGAGAGAACGTGTCGACCAGGCAATGAAAGAACATCATCTAACACATATGCTGCTGAACCTTGAGAATCTGACGTTCATGGACAGTTCGGGTCTTGGTGTTATTCTTGGGCGCTACAAATTTATTCAGTCACTTGGAGGGGAAATGGTTGTCTGCTCTATTTCTCCGACTGTGAAACGACTGTTTGATATGTCAGGTCTGTTTAAGATTATCCGTCTGGAAACCGACGAGAACCGTGCACTATCTATGCTGGGGGTGGCGTCATGA
- the spoIIAB gene encoding anti-sigma F factor translates to MKNVMKLCFSAISENESFARVTVGAFIAKLDPTMDELTEIKTVVSEAVTNAIIHGYPNEEHGMVRIEAEIDEETVKITIQDEGVGMNNVEEARQPLFTSKPDLERSGMGFTIMENFMDDVEIRSEPMVGTTVRLQKRLAGQKAMCN, encoded by the coding sequence ATGAAAAATGTCATGAAACTGTGCTTTTCTGCAATCAGTGAAAATGAGTCGTTTGCCAGGGTTACAGTTGGGGCGTTTATTGCCAAGCTTGATCCGACTATGGATGAACTTACCGAAATTAAAACTGTCGTCAGTGAAGCCGTAACGAATGCGATCATCCATGGTTATCCGAATGAAGAGCACGGTATGGTCAGAATTGAAGCGGAAATCGATGAAGAAACCGTTAAGATTACCATTCAGGATGAAGGTGTAGGTATGAACAATGTGGAGGAAGCAAGGCAGCCTCTGTTTACATCCAAACCTGACCTTGAAAGAAGCGGCATGGGCTTTACGATTATGGAAAATTTTATGGACGATGTTGAGATTCGTTCTGAACCTATGGTCGGAACTACTGTCAGGCTCCAAAAGCGTCTTGCCGGCCAGAAAGCCATGTGTAATTAG
- a CDS encoding SpoVA/SpoVAEb family sporulation membrane protein — MKTAEQIQKDRYEERRKKIIIKPTWKRNAFTAFLTGGALAALAQLLFNQYITWFQLTEREAVNPVISTFILAACLLTGAGFFDRLSEKWGAGVIVPITGFANSVTSSAMEARAEGVVYGITGNMFRIAGVVLVFGVASAYLVSFIRVLVEMLIN, encoded by the coding sequence TTGAAAACAGCCGAGCAGATCCAAAAAGACAGATACGAAGAGCGGAGAAAGAAGATCATCATCAAACCTACCTGGAAACGGAATGCCTTCACGGCTTTTCTTACAGGCGGTGCACTGGCAGCTCTCGCCCAGCTTTTGTTTAACCAGTACATCACATGGTTTCAACTGACAGAGAGAGAAGCTGTCAATCCGGTCATCTCCACGTTTATTCTCGCAGCATGCCTGCTCACTGGTGCAGGTTTTTTTGACCGCTTATCCGAAAAATGGGGTGCAGGGGTGATCGTACCGATTACCGGCTTTGCAAATTCTGTCACGTCGAGCGCCATGGAAGCGAGAGCTGAAGGAGTAGTGTACGGCATTACAGGAAATATGTTCCGAATTGCCGGTGTGGTACTTGTGTTTGGTGTGGCTTCGGCCTACCTTGTTTCTTTCATCAGAGTGCTGGTAGAGATGCTGATTAACTAA
- the spoVAD gene encoding stage V sporulation protein AD — protein sequence MKQIRQTWVLEKPVYVEATACVSGPQEKAGPVGRYIDHSFPNLYCGETTWEKAERTLMQEAVKRSLKKGNRHIEDIGMFAAGDLLNQTVTSHYTARDYPWPYLGLYSACATSMEGVAILSLLLQSGIIKRGLTVVSSHYGAAERQFRYPVEHVRQKPVTAMKTVTGAGAIILSDVPGDIAVRSVTIGSVIDWELKDPLDMGQAMAPAAYHTFRRHLEETKRTENDYDLIITGDLSMFGSRQFLELCEEDGFYITDRYLDGGNTIFGYHPSGCAGGSGAACSALVTYGYVFHKMRSEHWKKVLCIATGALFNPLTVRQKETIPCIAHAVEFELVMGTEGD from the coding sequence GTGAAACAGATCCGGCAGACATGGGTACTTGAAAAGCCTGTTTATGTTGAAGCAACCGCCTGTGTTTCCGGACCTCAGGAAAAGGCCGGTCCTGTCGGCAGGTATATAGACCATTCCTTTCCAAACCTCTACTGCGGGGAAACAACATGGGAAAAAGCTGAGCGGACATTAATGCAGGAAGCAGTAAAACGGTCATTAAAAAAAGGGAACCGCCACATTGAGGATATTGGAATGTTTGCAGCAGGGGATCTCCTTAATCAGACTGTGACGAGTCATTACACCGCACGGGATTATCCGTGGCCGTACCTGGGGCTTTACAGCGCGTGTGCAACTTCCATGGAAGGAGTGGCGATTCTTTCCCTCCTTCTTCAGAGCGGTATTATCAAAAGAGGTCTGACCGTTGTGAGCAGCCACTACGGGGCGGCGGAACGGCAATTCCGCTACCCGGTGGAGCATGTGAGACAAAAGCCCGTAACGGCGATGAAAACGGTGACAGGTGCGGGCGCAATTATCCTGTCCGATGTTCCAGGGGATATCGCTGTAAGGTCTGTCACGATTGGCAGTGTCATTGACTGGGAGTTGAAGGATCCTCTCGACATGGGTCAGGCTATGGCACCGGCTGCTTACCATACTTTCCGCAGACACCTTGAAGAAACAAAACGGACAGAAAATGATTACGATCTGATTATCACAGGAGATTTAAGTATGTTCGGATCACGCCAGTTTCTTGAACTCTGCGAGGAGGATGGATTTTACATTACGGACCGTTATCTCGACGGAGGCAACACCATTTTCGGCTATCACCCTTCAGGTTGTGCTGGAGGAAGCGGCGCCGCGTGCAGTGCACTTGTTACGTACGGTTATGTGTTTCATAAAATGAGAAGCGAGCACTGGAAAAAAGTTCTTTGTATCGCTACGGGAGCCTTGTTTAACCCTTTAACAGTAAGGCAGAAGGAAACAATTCCATGTATTGCCCATGCAGTTGAGTTCGAACTCGTAATGGGAACGGAGGGAGATTAA
- a CDS encoding D-alanyl-D-alanine carboxypeptidase family protein — translation MKLYSKVLLVFIVFTLMTGIFAPGTFAQEGGVKLADDASSAILIERDTGEIMFEKNSNEQLPPASMTKIMTMLLIMEALDNGSITMDEKVRTSERAASMGGSQIFLEPGEEMTVEEMLKGIAIASGNDASVAMAEHLAGSEEEFVNMMNEKAAVLGLKDTNFVNSNGLPAPDHYTTSHDMAMMARELLKYEKITEFTSLYEDYLRADSDKKFWLVNTNRLVKFYPGVDGLKTGFTREAKYCLTATANKKDMRVIAVVMGASTPKDRNRQITEMLDYAYSQYKLHKHYDRGTVIDQVKVSKGARNKVEAVTGENVSMLTKKGESLEGTTEEVKWDKNLKAPLKEGDKVGTLSIKLEGKVLSEVPLVINEDVPEASLWQLIKRTTSVLVGKERS, via the coding sequence ATGAAGCTGTATTCAAAAGTTTTGCTTGTATTTATTGTTTTTACGTTAATGACAGGGATTTTTGCCCCGGGCACCTTTGCTCAGGAGGGCGGGGTTAAGCTTGCAGATGATGCAAGCTCGGCGATTCTGATTGAGAGAGACACAGGAGAAATTATGTTCGAAAAGAACAGTAATGAACAGCTTCCGCCCGCTTCAATGACAAAAATCATGACGATGCTGCTTATCATGGAAGCACTGGATAACGGCAGTATCACAATGGATGAAAAAGTGCGTACGAGTGAACGGGCAGCCTCCATGGGGGGATCGCAGATTTTTCTGGAACCGGGCGAGGAAATGACGGTAGAGGAAATGCTTAAGGGAATTGCAATTGCTTCTGGAAACGACGCATCTGTTGCTATGGCGGAGCACCTGGCAGGATCTGAAGAGGAATTTGTGAACATGATGAACGAAAAAGCAGCCGTTCTGGGACTGAAGGATACAAACTTTGTGAACTCAAACGGTCTTCCGGCACCGGATCACTATACGACTTCCCATGATATGGCCATGATGGCCAGAGAATTGCTCAAGTACGAAAAAATAACGGAGTTCACTAGTCTGTACGAAGACTATCTGCGGGCAGACAGTGATAAAAAGTTCTGGCTGGTAAATACAAACCGTCTGGTGAAATTCTATCCCGGAGTTGATGGACTCAAGACTGGTTTTACACGGGAAGCAAAGTACTGCCTGACAGCTACTGCAAATAAAAAGGACATGCGTGTCATTGCTGTTGTAATGGGAGCTTCAACACCAAAGGATCGGAACCGGCAGATCACTGAAATGCTTGATTATGCCTACAGTCAGTACAAACTCCACAAGCATTATGACAGAGGAACTGTCATTGACCAGGTAAAAGTAAGCAAAGGCGCGAGAAACAAAGTGGAAGCTGTAACCGGTGAAAACGTATCGATGCTGACAAAAAAGGGAGAATCACTCGAAGGTACGACCGAAGAAGTGAAATGGGATAAAAACCTGAAAGCACCGCTGAAAGAAGGAGATAAAGTCGGAACGCTCTCCATTAAACTTGAAGGCAAAGTGCTCTCTGAAGTACCTCTCGTCATAAACGAGGACGTTCCCGAAGCTTCACTATGGCAGCTGATTAAAAGAACCACGTCTGTTCTGGTCGGAAAAGAAAGGTCATGA
- a CDS encoding stage V sporulation protein AE gives MDTKKKVILITDGDASARAAAEAAANTLDCFFIAESSGNPSPVTGEVLIKLILRAKKEPVIILFDDCGYAEEGPGEKALLTVSRHPEIHILGVLAVASQSFSHEWAKVDFSIQRNGELTEFGVDKDGIKDTEIGRIRGDTVYVLDELDLPLVIGIGDLGKMGGRDTAEKGAPVTTKALELILERSGCRGGKP, from the coding sequence ATGGACACCAAAAAGAAAGTGATATTAATCACCGATGGAGATGCTTCTGCCAGAGCTGCAGCCGAAGCTGCTGCCAACACACTTGACTGCTTCTTCATTGCAGAATCGAGCGGGAACCCGAGTCCGGTAACTGGGGAAGTCCTCATTAAGCTGATACTCCGGGCAAAAAAAGAGCCGGTAATCATTTTGTTCGATGATTGCGGATACGCAGAAGAAGGGCCGGGAGAAAAGGCGCTGCTTACCGTGTCCCGTCATCCGGAAATACATATACTCGGTGTTCTTGCAGTAGCCTCGCAATCATTTTCCCATGAGTGGGCGAAGGTGGATTTTTCCATCCAGAGAAACGGGGAGCTGACTGAATTCGGGGTCGATAAGGACGGCATTAAAGATACGGAAATCGGCCGGATCAGAGGAGATACGGTTTATGTACTGGATGAACTTGATCTCCCACTTGTAATCGGAATCGGGGATCTCGGAAAGATGGGCGGCAGAGACACGGCGGAGAAAGGTGCACCGGTGACAACCAAGGCATTAGAACTGATTCTGGAAAGGAGCGGCTGTCGTGGCGGAAAACCATAA
- a CDS encoding stage V sporulation protein AA, with product MEEQVYIRMKARIRVRQPSSLTLGNIASIIADDQFSENLDKLPVSEAMDDPDSSPVVIDSMKIVRLILKEYPALDVQIVGPVQTIVWHQVDKQPMKPVMFALVWFLLFVGSALAIMNFHEDVSMSGVHQKLYKVLTGTETDKPLWLQIPYSFGLGLGMVLFFNHLFRKRINDEPSPLEMEMFNYQDNIDRYVALNHRHPNEQEKNND from the coding sequence GTGGAGGAGCAGGTCTATATCAGGATGAAGGCAAGAATCAGAGTCAGGCAGCCTTCATCGCTTACTCTGGGGAACATCGCCTCGATAATAGCAGACGATCAATTCAGTGAAAATCTTGATAAGCTTCCTGTTTCAGAGGCAATGGATGACCCGGATTCAAGCCCGGTAGTCATAGATTCAATGAAGATCGTCCGCCTTATACTCAAAGAGTATCCTGCCCTTGATGTGCAGATTGTCGGTCCGGTCCAGACGATCGTCTGGCATCAGGTTGATAAACAGCCGATGAAACCGGTGATGTTTGCTTTAGTGTGGTTTCTTCTTTTTGTGGGATCAGCCCTTGCAATCATGAACTTCCATGAGGATGTGAGCATGTCAGGAGTTCATCAGAAACTTTATAAAGTCCTCACAGGGACAGAAACTGATAAACCGCTATGGCTGCAAATTCCCTATTCATTTGGACTGGGACTGGGAATGGTTCTTTTCTTCAATCACCTGTTCAGAAAACGGATCAACGATGAACCAAGCCCGCTTGAAATGGAAATGTTTAACTATCAGGACAATATTGACAGGTATGTGGCATTGAACCACAGACATCCGAACGAACAGGAAAAGAACAATGATTGA
- the spoVAE gene encoding stage V sporulation protein AE, whose amino-acid sequence MEYFMAFAVGGLFCVIGQLFMDIGRWSPAHIMGGFVVGGALMDGFHLYDRLIDFAGMGAVLPISSFGHYLVHGAMTEADRYGFLGIGMGIFEVTSAGVSSAILFGFLTALVFKPKG is encoded by the coding sequence ATGGAATACTTCATGGCATTTGCTGTAGGAGGATTATTCTGTGTAATCGGTCAGCTGTTTATGGACATTGGCAGATGGTCTCCTGCCCATATCATGGGGGGATTTGTCGTCGGAGGGGCTCTGATGGACGGGTTTCATCTGTATGACCGGCTGATTGACTTTGCTGGAATGGGTGCTGTTCTTCCGATATCGAGCTTCGGACATTATCTCGTACACGGAGCGATGACGGAGGCTGACAGGTACGGTTTTCTCGGCATCGGTATGGGCATCTTTGAGGTCACATCCGCCGGTGTGTCCTCTGCTATTCTATTCGGGTTTCTTACAGCCCTTGTTTTTAAACCAAAGGGGTGA
- a CDS encoding spore germination protein — MSSDIRENERIMKERVGIGKSFDVGVRKLHILDREVQIYFVNGLCDTQYIIEILRELMLIESIDRKKRNVLEQIENHFAHVQVEHEETIDGAIKQMLSGLISIFVEGEKRAVIIDTRMYPGRGPEEPDLEKVVRGSRDGYTENIIQNTALTRRRIRDERLRNEILQVGRRSKTDIALCYIEGIVEKDLVDVVKKELEAIDIDSLTMADKVVEEFIVKQGHNPFPLVRYTERPDVAATHILEGHLVIIVDASPSVIILPTTLFHHVQHAEEYRQAPFIGTFLRWVRFTGMLFSLFILPFWLLMVVEPTLLPEGFDYIGPDETTNVPIFVQILLAELGIELLRMAAIHTPSPLATALGLVAALLIGEIAIEVGLFVPEVILYVAVGAIGMFATPSYELGIALRVIRLGLLVAVVLFKVPGFVVAGTLLVLSLAAIRSLNVPYLWPFLPFYPKAFFDIVIRRAIPAKMKRPSVVHPGDSVKQAKSKT, encoded by the coding sequence ATGTCATCAGATATTCGTGAGAACGAAAGAATAATGAAAGAACGGGTCGGAATCGGGAAAAGCTTTGATGTCGGAGTAAGGAAGCTGCATATCCTCGACAGGGAAGTCCAGATTTACTTCGTAAACGGATTGTGTGATACACAGTACATCATTGAAATTCTCCGGGAACTGATGCTCATCGAGTCGATCGATCGAAAAAAAAGGAATGTTCTCGAACAGATTGAAAACCACTTTGCCCACGTGCAGGTGGAGCATGAAGAAACAATCGATGGTGCCATCAAGCAGATGCTTTCCGGTCTGATCTCCATATTCGTTGAAGGGGAAAAGCGAGCAGTCATTATCGATACCCGAATGTATCCGGGGAGGGGTCCGGAAGAACCGGACCTGGAGAAGGTGGTCCGCGGATCACGTGATGGCTATACCGAAAATATTATTCAGAATACAGCCCTCACACGCCGACGAATCCGTGATGAGCGGCTGAGAAATGAAATTCTTCAGGTCGGCAGACGATCGAAGACAGACATTGCACTATGTTATATAGAAGGCATTGTGGAAAAAGATCTCGTTGACGTGGTGAAAAAAGAACTGGAGGCTATCGACATTGATTCCCTTACGATGGCGGATAAAGTGGTTGAAGAGTTTATCGTTAAGCAGGGGCACAATCCCTTCCCTCTGGTAAGATATACGGAAAGACCCGATGTGGCAGCCACTCATATTCTCGAAGGCCATCTGGTTATTATTGTAGATGCCTCCCCGAGTGTGATCATTCTGCCAACAACTCTCTTTCATCACGTCCAGCATGCGGAAGAATACCGGCAGGCCCCATTTATCGGTACATTCCTTAGGTGGGTGCGGTTTACGGGAATGCTCTTTTCTCTGTTTATCCTGCCGTTCTGGCTTCTGATGGTTGTAGAACCGACACTTCTGCCGGAAGGCTTCGATTACATTGGACCGGATGAAACGACGAATGTTCCGATTTTTGTTCAGATACTTCTTGCGGAACTGGGAATCGAACTGCTCAGGATGGCAGCAATCCACACCCCGTCTCCGCTGGCAACGGCCCTCGGACTTGTTGCAGCACTGCTGATCGGTGAAATTGCGATTGAGGTCGGTCTGTTTGTACCTGAAGTCATTCTATATGTGGCTGTTGGCGCAATCGGGATGTTTGCTACCCCGAGCTATGAACTCGGTATTGCTTTGAGAGTCATAAGGCTGGGGCTGCTCGTCGCAGTTGTTCTGTTCAAGGTGCCGGGCTTTGTGGTTGCTGGGACGTTACTGGTTCTCTCTCTGGCAGCGATCCGGTCGCTAAACGTTCCCTACCTCTGGCCGTTTCTGCCATTTTATCCAAAAGCCTTTTTCGATATTGTGATCCGAAGAGCCATACCTGCTAAAATGAAACGTCCGAGTGTTGTGCATCCCGGCGATTCAGTTAAACAGGCGAAATCAAAAACATAA
- a CDS encoding stage V sporulation protein AB — translation MIDHLLTILVGLAGGIAVGSGLVAFITVLGIIPRLAQLTCTSTWVTRYENAVILGALAGAWMSLGSPGLSLPVIASVPVGLAAGMFIGLLAAALTEVLNVFPILAKRVGAADRISWLLFAIVLGKITGSLFHWLYFNSMR, via the coding sequence ATGATTGATCACCTGCTTACCATTCTTGTTGGTCTGGCTGGCGGGATTGCGGTCGGAAGCGGCCTGGTTGCATTTATTACCGTGCTCGGGATTATTCCGCGGCTGGCCCAGCTCACCTGTACGTCAACATGGGTGACCCGCTATGAAAATGCCGTAATTTTAGGTGCTCTTGCCGGGGCATGGATGAGTCTCGGAAGTCCAGGACTCTCACTTCCTGTAATCGCTTCTGTACCTGTCGGCCTTGCTGCAGGAATGTTTATCGGCCTCCTTGCCGCAGCCCTGACAGAAGTACTGAACGTGTTTCCGATTCTGGCTAAGCGTGTAGGCGCTGCAGACCGCATCTCCTGGCTGCTTTTTGCTATTGTCCTCGGCAAAATAACAGGTTCTCTGTTCCATTGGCTTTATTTTAACTCCATGAGGTGA